In a genomic window of Eriocheir sinensis breed Jianghai 21 chromosome 38, ASM2467909v1, whole genome shotgun sequence:
- the LOC127008696 gene encoding betaine--homocysteine S-methyltransferase 1-like — protein sequence MAPKKGLLERLDEGVVIGDGGFVFALEKRGYVKAGPWTPEATVQYPEAVKQLHREFLRAGSDVMQAFTFYASDDKLSNRGNESSAKYSCRGINDAACRLAREVANEGDALVAGGLSQTPTYLSGMSKADTQKEFQRQVDVFVENKVDFLIAEYFEHVEEMEWAIEVCLKSGMPVVASMCIGPQGDLHGVSAGECAVRMAKAGAHVVGINCHFDPFVTLEGLKTMKQALDAAGIKVHLIAQPLAFHTPDAQKQGFIDLPEFPFGLEPRICTRWDMHRYAREAYDLGVRFIGGCCGFEAYHIRAVAEELAKERGKLPAGSEKHSQWGGGLKMHTKPWVRARASREYWENIRPSSGRPFSATMSKPDAWGVTAGDSILKQKKAATTEEELISLTHKGKAVNGKA from the exons ATGGCTCCTAAGAAG GGTCTTCTTGAGCGTCTGGACGAGGGCGTGGTGATCGGCGATGGCGGGTTCGTGTTCGCCCTGGAGAAGCGAGGCTATGTCAAGGCCGGCCCCTGGACCCCCGAGGCCACCGTGCAGTACCCCGAGGCTG TCAAGCAGCTCCATCGTGAGTTCCTGCGCGCCGGCTCCGATGTCATGCAGGCCTTCACCTTCTACGCCTCAGACGACAAACTCTCCAACCGAGGCAACGAGTCCAGTGCCAAGTACTCG TGCCGCGGGATCAATGACGCGGCGTGCAGGCTGGCGCGGGAGGTGGCCAACGAAGGGGATGCGCTGGTGGCCGGCGGACTCTCACAGACACCCACTTACCTCTCAG GCATGAGCAAGGCAGACACACAGAAGGAGTTCCAGAGACAGGTTGACGTCTTCGTGGAGAATAAAGTTGATTTCCTGATCGCTGAG TACTTCGAACACGTGGAGGAAATGGAGTGGGCCATCGAGGTGTGCCTGAAGAGTGGCATGCCCGTTGTGGCCTCCATGTGCATCGGACCTCAGGGGGATCTGCATGGCGTGTCTGCCGGGGAGTGCGCCGTCCGCATGGCCAAGGCCGGGGCTCACGTGG TGGGCATCAACTGCCACTTCGACCCCTTCGTCACCCTGGAGGGCCTCAAGACTATGAAGCAGGCCCTGGACGCTGCCGGCATCAAGGTCCACCTCATCGCCCAGCCCCTCGCCTTCCACACCCCCGACGCGCAGAAACAAGGCTTCATCGATCTGCCGGAGTTCCCCTTCG gTCTGGAGCCCCGCATTTGCACCCGCTGGGACATGCACCGCTACGCCAGGGAAGCCTATGACCTCGGGGTGCGGTTCATCGGCGGTTGTTGTGGGTTCGAGGCCTACCACATCCGCGCCGTGGCCGAGGAGCTGGCCAAGGAGCGCGGGAAGCTACCGGCCGGGTCTGAGAAGCATAGTCAGTGGGGCGGCGGCCTCAAGATGCACACCAAGCCGTGGGTCAGGGcaag AGCCAGCCGCGAGTACTGGGAGAACATCCGCCCCTCGTCTGGCCGCCCCTTCAGTGCCACCATGTCCAAGCCTGATGCGTGGGGCGTGACGGCCGGGGACTCGATCCTGAAGCAGAAGAAGGCAGCCACCACCGAGGAGGAGCTGATCTCCCTCACGCACAAGGGCAAAGCTGTGAACGGGAAGGCCTGA
- the LOC127008695 gene encoding glutamate receptor ionotropic, kainate 4-like gives MQRAPVSQSVTGSQALVSLNSHIPLMLPVMMRTTRTLLVMVMVVVVQGASAGAGFLHTPLGRHFFTAFLRTHQVAGANIFVTPETVGQSVPVSVAREVSAEGACSLSVVVVRTAKDVEATLRRNRGEGLSVALLDTPQQAAVFVQVSEASLLSQSAWLVLGAFTAFEELQRKPVLPVDNLVTFASFNTTTTITTTPTPNITTTTTITPAPNTTTTTSTTTTTTNNNNPRVVLFEAYAVRHDLPLVMKRLGEWRGFRREVPMPREDWSERRTNLTGLHLRCVTMPQAPFVYVSKPDEDNNVEITGGFAKDIWDGLQEIHGFTYSCKLPADRNFGIVTGDGKWTGLVGELVEGRADVVVTSLDHNDERAKAVSFLIGLREIGYRLVARRPGLMDQTWTSFTSELVPDAWLGTVAFTLLAPPFLVLCSVVSPFETERVTFKDAYILAIGAFAVQGSWLEVRSMSTRIVFITIFVATLVVYAHYTSALVALLTVTSTSVGFSSLQDLLADGSFRLGFTAGTLLEQEFKNARHSLFQDVWEKLVAPFPGNLVTDDLEGISKVANEKYIYLIEENIFNSKYGELCRVMLVKGSYFTAQTGFALPHDSPLTKIFDAQLFRLRDGGLLSRAWRRWQPVMTHCTAQQVVAINLNHLFTAFLLLLLGIIVSLTLLPCERLHWKTVGKRKAVRTQQMKALHDKGLVPPLPPPDILYHPSSSGELAFARRYRFNTQYSPPIVPSITY, from the exons ATGCAGCGggcgccagtcagtcagtcagtcacgggCAGTCAGGCG CTGGTGTCTCTCAACTCGCATATTCCACTGATGCTTCCTGTGATGATGAGAACAACGAGGACATtgctagtgatggtgatggtggtggtggtccaggGGGCGTCTGCTGGTGCTGGCTTCCTCCACACGCCTCTCGGCCGCCACTTCTTCACCGCCTTCCTCAGGACACACCAAGTTGCCGGCGCCAATATCTTCGTCACACCAGAGA CCGTGGGTCAGAGCGTCCCTGTCTCCGTGGCCCGCGAGGTGTCAGCGGAGGGCGCCTGTAGcctgtcggtggtggtggtgaggacggCCAAGGACGTGGAGGCCACGCTACGGAGGAACCGTGGCGAGGGTCTCAGCGTGGCCCTGCTGGACACCCCGCAGCAGGCAGCCGTCTTTGTCCAG GTGAGTGAGGCGTCGCTGCTGAGTCAATCCGCCTGGCTGGTGCTCGGTGCCTTCACGGCCTTCGAGGAGCTGCAGAGGAAGCCCGTGCTGCCTGTCGACAACCTG GTCACATTTGCATcatttaacaccaccaccaccatcaccaccactcctaccccgaacatcaccaccaccaccaccatcactcctgcccccaacaccactaccaccacctctaccaccaccaccaccaccaacaacaacaaccccagaGTCGTCCTGTTCGAAGCCTATGCAGTGCGCCACGACCTGCCGCTGGTGATGAAGAGGCTCGGGGAGTGGCGGGGCTTCAGGAGGGAGGTGCCCATGCCCAGGGAGGACTGGAGCGAGAGGAGGACCAACCTGACGGGGCTCCACCTGCGCTGTGTCACGATGCCG caAGCCCCCTTCGTGTATGTCTCCAAGCCTGACGAAGACAACAACGTGGAGATTACTGGAGGCTTCGCTAAGGACATCTGGGACGGCCTGCAAGAAATTCACGGCTTCAC GTACTCGTGTAAGCTGCCCGCGGACCGTAACTTCGGGATAGTGACGGGTGATGGCAAGTGGACCGGCCTGGTGGGGGAGCTGGTGGAGGGCCGCGCCGATGTGGTGGTGACGTCGCTAGACCACAACGATGAGCGGGCCAAAGCCGTCTCCTTCCTCATAGGCCTCAGGGAGATCGG GTACCGTCTGGTGGCCCGCCGCCCCGGCCTGATGGACCAGACGTGGACGAGCTTCACGAGCGAACTGGTGCCGGACGCCTGGCTGGGCACCGTGGCCTTCACACTGCTGGCGCCGCCCTTCCTCGTGCTGTGCTCCGTTGTCTCCCCCTTCGAGACGGAGCGGGTCACCTTCAAGGACGCCTACATCCTCGCCATCGGGGCCTTTGCTGTGCAGG GCTCCTGGCTTGAGGTGCGCAGCATGTCGACGCGCATCGTGTTCATCACCATCTTCGTGGCCACGCTGGTGGTGTACGCGCACTACACCAGCGCCCTCGTCGCGCTCCTCACAGTCACCTCCACCAGCGTCGGGTTCTCCAGCCTCCAGGACCTGCTGGCCGACGGCTCCTTCCGCCTCGGCTTCACGGCGGGCACGCTACTGGAGCAGGAGTTCAAG AACGCGCGCCACTCACTCTTCCAGGACGTGTGGGAGAAGCTGGTGGCGCCCTTCCCCGGCAACCTGGTGACCGACGACCTGGAGGGCATCAGCaag GTCGCCAACGAAAAGTACATCTACTTAATCGAGGAGAACATCTTCAACTCCAAGTACGGGGAACTCTGCCGCGTGATGCTGGTGAAGGGGAGCTACTTCACCGCGCAGACAGGCTTTGCGCTCCCCCACGACTCACCGCTCACCAAGATCTTCGACGCCCA ACTATTTAGGCTGAGGGACGGCGGGCTCCTGAGTCGCGCCTGGCGTCGGTGGCAGCCCGTCATGACGCACTGCACGGCGCAACAGGTGGTGGCCATCAACCTCAACCACCTGTTCACcgccttcctgctcctcctgctgggcatcatcgtctccctcaccctcctgccCTGCGAGAg GCTACACTGGAAGACCGTGGGCAAGCGGAAGGCAGTGAGGACCCAGCAGATGAAGGCCCTACACGACAAGGGCCTCGTCCCCCCCCTACCGCCGCCGGACATCCTCTACCACCCCAGCAGCAGCGGAGAGCTTGCCTTCGCTCGCCGCTACCGGTTCAACACGCAGTACAGTCCGCCCATCGTCCCTTCCATCACTTACTAG